One Coffea arabica cultivar ET-39 chromosome 5c, Coffea Arabica ET-39 HiFi, whole genome shotgun sequence DNA window includes the following coding sequences:
- the LOC140007215 gene encoding uncharacterized protein, with translation MRKCLVCGSSEHQIATCPVKNRDGNGGTQSEKSNPKQPTASASRPKTSARVFASDHRRVPDSSEVVEGTIPVFHRLAKLLIDPGATHSFVNPAFMCGIAVNPVKLPYDLEVKTPTGDQCLITNMVDKNCEIWVGERKLMGDLISFDLKRYDVIIGMDLLARYNAQLNCKTKVVEFSIPGEATLRLDVRGRLASSALVLGI, from the coding sequence ATGAGGAAGTGCCTTGTTTGTGGAAGTTCTGAACACCAGATTGCCACTTGCCCTGTTAAAAATCGTGACGGGAACGGGGGTACCCAGTCGGAAAAGTCAAACCCTAAGCAACCTACCGCCAGTGCAAGTCGACCTAAAACCTCTGCTAGGGTTTTTGCTTCGGACCACCGGCGAGTTCCAGATTCCTCGGAagtagtggaaggtacgatccctgtattccacCGCTTAGCTAAACTTTTGATTGACCCTGGGGCAACCCATTCTTTTGTGAATCCTGCCTTTATGTGTGGTATTGCTGTGAACCCTGTTAAGTTGCCATATGATTTAGAAGTTAAAacacctactggggatcaaTGCCTAATTACCAATATGGTCGATAAAAATTGCGAGATTTGGGTAGGAGAACGAAAGTTAATGGGTGACTTGATAAGTTTTGACCTTAAGAGGTACGATGTAATTATAGGCATGGATTTGCTGGCCCGTTATAACGCCCAATTGAACTGTAAAACTAAAGTGGTGGAATTCTCGATACCCGGAGAGGCAACTTTAAGGTTGGACGTGAGAGGTAGGTTAGCCTCGTCTGCGCTTGTTTTGGGAATCTGA